cattttcctcttctgtataCCATCTAAtggatttatttattatgtttattgacTATCTATctcccccactagaatgtaaactcctaagagcagggatttttgtctcttTAATTCACTGATGTATTCCCAGTGCTTTGCACATTAcaaatgctcaacaaatattgttgcatgaatgaatggACCAACCCCTGTAgcaggaattataccacaatttGAAGCAtctaaaaatgaaacaatatataaaaatatgtcaaGTGACTGGTTATTCCTATGGGATACAACAGGCACTGCAAACTTCATGGAAGGTATTGAAATAAATTACTTTCATGGCCTGTTCTACTTTAGTCCTATAATATTGGGTTCCAAGATTTTCCTTGCTCCAGGAGGAAGAAGTTACATGTGGAAGTGTGTTCTAGAAATGCATCACTCTGTTTCCCTAGACAGAGAAAGAACTTGATTCCAGACTGAAAGAAAGCACGTTTTGAACACCAGAGTTCAGGATATTGGTCTTTGAATCAGCCTGGTGCTAACCAGGGCTGAAATAGCAACACTGTCTCTCTCTAACTGGGTAATGTAATGACTTACACTCTCGTAGCCTCTTtatcttcctctgtaaaatggaaagacaaTTCAGTACCTACCTTACACAGTTGTTGTGACTATTAGAATTGAGTTAATATATTTAACATGTTATTTGTATTATCTTATAGCAAGTGCTCAAAATTAGCAAAGACAATACCTATACTTATACAGAACTTACCGGGTACCAGGAATAGTTCTATTAACTCAGTTAATCTTCAGAATAATCCTTTGTGGTAGGGACAATGACTGGCCTATTTCCACATCAGGAAACTAAGACACATAGAGATTAAGAAATTTACCCAAGGTTACTCTGTTACCACGTTATGCTGTCTCCCAGAGAAATGTTGTCTATTATTTCGAAGGGAGATAGCAGGCTAAGGGAGTAGTAGGTGTCTGACAAGTTGGGGAGAGAGGATGCCAGGaatggggaaaaggaaaggaagagttgTCTAAGCCTGGGACTTTGTTGATCAGAGGAGTGGAGGTTCCAAGGATGAGATCATAGGATTCTGAAGGGAAGAGTTTAGAAGTTATTGGGTGCAGAAAAGTCAGCAGCAGAGGAGGGTCAGAGCCTGAGATTGGAGGGAAAACCTGGATCCAGATGCAAAGGCTCTGCTTGAAAGGATAATCTGGGTGAGACTGCTGAAGCACAATCCATGATGGCTTGAGTTAGCAGGAAAACCTTGCCTGAAGAGGGAGAATCTGAGCTATTGGTAAGAAGGGCTGCTGGGGCCCCTTTCCCCCTTACCTGCATCTGGTGGCAGGTAGAAGACGAAGATGGCCAGGAGAGTGATGAGGATGCACGGAGCAATGACGTTGACCAGGTAGAAGAGAGGCTTCCGGCGAATGATGAGGTAGAAGGCAACCTGTTCATGccgtccttccctccctcccctaggATCCACTGGAGGCTGGATTAGCCGAGAAGGCTTGTGGATAATCTCCCACTGGCCATTCTcttggagggggagggaagggaagaagagcGGAAGAAGGGGACACAGATGTGGGACCTGTCTTTGTTGGTACCAGACATGGCTTTCTCTGCTACATCCTAAAGCAGAGGGGCCTGATGTAATAAGGGGCCAGCTATGGACACTGAGCTGGGCAGCCCAGCTCTAATAAACTTGAACAAGTCTCAATTTCCATATCCACAAAATATAGTCATATCTATCTTGCCGAACCCACAGGGACTCGCTGATGGAGTATATTTATCAGCCTGTTAGAAACTGGAAATCATAAAGCCAGTGGACGCGGGAGCCATGCTCACTCACCAATGAAAGTCCCTTCATGAATGTGCACTTCCTGCCGTTCCTGCCCATCGGGACCCAAGCCAGTCTGCAGGCTGACCTCTGAGCTGTCATAGCTATAGGAACTGAACACCATGGTGCAGTTCTGCCAGTCAAAGGGGAAGTAGGTGACCTGAATGGAGCGGGGAGTCACTAGAGCTGCCAGAGAACTGATCGGGGTTGAGGGAGTTGGAGAGGTCACAGGGTAGTTAGGGATCAGAGGATATGGGGCACCAGGAAGATAGGGGCCACCAGGGAAGATCATAGAGAAGTAGGGTCACAGAGGAAATGGAAGGTAATCTGGAGAGGCCATGGACAAAGTGGGGAGGGGTCACTAAGGAAGACTGGAAGTCAatgaaaatggacaaagaagatgaaaCAACGGAATGTAAGGGGGCAAGAGAGGTGAGGGTCCATGGGGGATAATGgaggagaagatgggggactatgGGGAGTCAGCGTGTCTGAGGAGAGGGAGGGTTTCTACAAGCGCCTGAGCTTCCCAGGAGGAGCCGGGAGACCTGGATACTGCAGCTGCTGCGATAGATGCCTGGGGGCTGCCAGCGCACGGAGCCGTCGGAGGACACCACGACGTTGATGTCCAGAGCAACATCAAAATTCCCGTCATTGCTGCAGAGAAAGAATCTTCTCACTTTGGATCAGGCCCCGACCCCGGTGCCCCGCCTCTTCAGAGGCCCTGCCCCACCTTCCAGACTTTGGGAACATCCTACTTGTTTAGGAGCACCACATCTGGTAGCCACACCGATTGGGCCGTGATGCGTAGTGAATCGATGCCCTCGTGCTCTGCAGGGTCCCAGCTCAGCCTGTAGTCAGTCCACTCCTAGGAAAGCAGAGGCTGAGGGGCTGTCTGGGGCTGGAGGTTAGGAGACTTGGGGTGCACAAAGGAAGCCCAGGCAGGGAGTGCAAGGGAGGGGAGCATCTTAGGCATGGGctgtggttctggaggctggggctcTGATTTCGGCTCCACCTGCACTCTTCGGGACCTCATCAGCTAATTTCCCCTTCTCTCGCACCGGGCCCCAATTTTGTATTCTCTGAAAATGAAAGGGTTGCACTAGCTAGCATCTAAAATGGTGATTTTCAAACTGCAGCTAGCGACGCTTTAATAGGTCAGGAGTCAAACAAGTGGCCCCAAACCAGTGTTAAAACAAAcgaaaaatacaatgaaaaatgcatgGAGTGCAACTCCCATAGTAAAGATAAGTATTGTTTCCTGAAGCTTCTGTTTCAGTTATAAATGTGTTTTCTGAGATCGTGATGCAAGAAGTATTCTAACTGGGCTGGACATTTGAGGAAATTGTAAAGGTAGTGGGATGCCCTTTCCCATCCCTCTGGATCTCCTTACCAGGTCTAAGTAGACCTTTGTGCTCATCTCCTCATCCTTCTCGTTCTAGAAGAGAAAAGTTTAAAGGGCAGATATGATGTGAATGTATAGAAATAAGGGGGCTCTGTGGGTCAAGCTCTCTCTGGAACCTCCCCTCTTCTTCTGAGCCGCACCCTTTTAAGTCCAAGCCCCGCTTCTTAAAACTGCTTTAGTTTATGCCCTACCTCTATCTCGAGAACTTCCTGTGGTACCTACTGTTCGCCAGTTCATATACCTGCCCCGAATCTCCGCCCACAGTTGTTTATTAACCCCGTCCCGCACCAAGCTCCGCCCCAGGCTGTGACCCCGCCTCAAGGTCCTCCCTCCGGCTAGTCCATTGGCCCCAACTTCACTTCAAGATCCGCCCACAGGCTAGTTCATCATCTTGCCCGGCTCTACCCTGGCCCGTCCAGCAGCCACGCCCACAGCTTGTCCATTGGTCCGATTTCGACCCAATCGCTGCTAACGACCAGTCTATCTCCAGCCTGGCCTcgccccaggccccctcctcaGTTGTTCCTGGGTCCCGCCCTGCCTAAAGCCACGCCCCCTAGCCGGCTAGTGAGCTAGACCTCAGCTGTCCGAGTACGCGCTCACCAGGCTGATAAGTTGCGCCAGGCTAAGACCAATGCTGACACCGACGCGGTCTCCCACCTCCCGCGCCGGCCGTACCGAACTATCGTAGCCCGAGAACAGTTTCTCGCGAAGTCGGCCCTCTGCCTCCGAGCCTTGGGCGCCTGGAGGAGGAAAGAACTAAGTGAAGCCATGGTGCGCAGCCACGATCTCTGGCCCTGTCACTGCCCCTTTGAGGCCTAGACTTACCTGGGGCGTGTGGagcccccagggcccccagcagcagcagcagcgcccCTGGGATCATAGCCCGCCCGCGTCGCTCAGTGAGCTCGCTGGGTGAGCCGCCGGGACAGCCAGCGCAGGGGAAGTGACGAGGCGCCCAGGAATGTGCACCTGTTGTCGGGGGGCAGCCGCCAGCCCACCCGCCCCGCCCCTGGGACTTTATCCCCGCCCCGAGCAACTGCCAATGCCTGCCTCCCACAGATGACAGACAACACTTCAGTTGtataaatcttctttaatttcagaAAGCATGGAGTGGAGACCCTGTCCCCTGGGAGCAGAGCCAGGAGATGGGTGGAGCCTGAGCggtgtctgtgtgggtgagggGAGCATCCATCCCGCTTGCAACAAGCCAGAAGTAGAAAGAGCCTGAGGAAAAGTGACCTGCCTGAGATCTATCCCCTCCCTTTTGGGCCTCCTCAGTCTACTCAGCTCAAATCTGGGACCTCTCAGAATCTCCTTCCTAGTTCACTGATGGGCTCCTGATCTTTTTCAGGCCTGTCCCGGCTATCTgcattttttcagaaaaatctagTCAGGCCCTTTTTGGGTACCTAAAGCCCAGCTGAGGTTATAAGCCTTAAGGTAAAGCAAATTCTATTCAGTTAGAAGTTCTGGGGGTGATGGTGTATGAGGTCTAGAGCCCAAGTGGCCCTCACCCTACTTGGCCTGACCTGTAGTGGAGATAGGTGGGACTTATGCTGAATTGGGGTCTCCTCATGGTGGGGGGTCAAGGTTATGtgccatttatattttttattctagaCCCATTACCCTAAACACCTCAGATTTAAAGGGGACTTGGAATTCCTGCTGAGGTAGCTAAATGTTCATATCCCCCAAGCTCAGGCACAGGTCCAATCATGCCATGGTTCTGGCCCCTTCCCTATCCAAGCTTTCCTGCTATAAGCCAGGGATTCCTCCCAAAACTCCTCTGCCCTTCCTCATACTCTTTCCCTGGCAGGACCACAGCTAAGTTGCAGGAGCTAGAAACTATATGTAAAGATAAAGTTAGCATTCTGTAGGAAGAAAgagatttttagaaaattatctAGGAAAAACAAGATGTGGTTCTTGATTCATCCAGCACTTAATTCTTTGTGAATCACAGCTGAGTCCTTTCCAGAGCTCATCCTTAAAAGGTTAACACTAGAGAAGGTGGGAGGATGGGTCTAGAACTTACTCTAGAGCAATAATATGGCTATATAGGTCCCAGTTCCATCCTAGAGGGAAGGGCTGAGAGTTGTGGTCTATGTCCTAGAGCTGAGATCTGGAAGGAAGAATGGCTCCATATGTGTCTAGAACACCATGCTCTAGAATTGGGTGTCTCTGGGATAAGAAAGTTAAACCTGTGGTAATCTGAGACTGGTCCCAGTTCAGGCCAAGGCCAACAGCTGGACAGGGCTCAAATCCAGCCTCTCTCTACTTGGAAGCCAGGGGTCCATCTGGGTCAAGGACAGAAGCCTGATGGATCCAGAACAGAGCCTGACAGCATGTCTGTGTTCCAGCACAGAGCCTGAGTGCAGAAATGGCCCTAGCTGGGGTGCCTGGTGTTCCAGAATCTGTCTGGAACAAGgcaaaaggtggaggaaggaaagaaggaaacgaATCCTGAGCTCCAGTGGACCTATAAATCTATGGCTCAGTGGCAATGAAAAGAGCATAAGACTCTGGGGGCTGGCTGAGCCCGGGGTGGGGAAGATTTATGCCCTGGTTCTGTCAGCTTCAGACCCCCAGCGTCATCTCAGGAAGAGgctttggtgggggggggggcatgagTGTGCAAGGAAAGAAGTGATCAGCCAGGACTATTTTCAGACACTTCACCCCAGCTCAGACCCCTTCCTGGGCCCAAGGATCTAAGGGTCTCAGCAGCCCTGGAAGTCACAGCCAGCCCCTAGGCTCCCTCAGGCTAGAGCACCTGGTGGGACCTGGCTGCTCAGGGCATGAGTGTGGCAGCAGGGGTGAGAGCAGggccaggagtggggctgggagacAGACTGTGGTGGTGGCGGGCTCAGTGTAAGTGCAGGGAGCCTCCAGCCAGGGGCTACATTTCAGGGGGCAGGGGGACTGGAAGGGGAGGTCTCAGGGACACTGTGGAGAGAAGGCTCCCGATACATGGCCACtgtgaaggggagagagaggaacaggAAGGAGAGTTAGGCACACAGAGAGAGCTCTGAAAGGGCTCCCTTCCCCTATACCCACCCTCTGGGAACCCCAACCCACAGAAGGAGCGCTCCCCAAACCCCCAAGGCCAAAGCCTTCCTGGCTTGACTTGTCATAATAGGTATCCCCTTAAAACACCTATAGTCCCTGAGCTTGTGTCACTAAATGTCCACGACAAGGTCAATACCCTTCCATGTGGCCCACCTCTCCCTGGAGGGTCCAAACTCACCCTCCAGGAGCTTGGGCACAAAGTGGGCTGCTGCCTTGGTCTTCTTGACTCGATTTCCCTTCATGACTCGGCCCTCCTTGTCCAGGCCCAGGTACCAGGCCCGGCCAGAACGGCGCTGGCGATAGAGAGCAGAGGCATACAGGACATAGTAATTCTCAAAGACGCACTCCTTAAAGCGACACTCAGCTGTGAAATGTGGCTGAAGAGACAGAGACCCAGAAaggcacacacagacagacagagagataaaAAGACACATCACTGGACAGAAGGGGACCCTGAGAAGAACAAGCCAGGATACAATCCACACAATTTAGGCTGGGAGGGCCAACCTCTGAGTCCATGCAGGAACTGGGAGAAAGGAAGGATAAGGAAGAGTCTGGTGGCCCCCTGAGGGCCGGAAACTAGACTTCGGGGGGCCCTGGGATAAGAAGACACCATCTCTCTACTTTCAACCTCCCACCATCCAGGGGACCTGGAAGGAATTCCTGCTTGGAGGAATTCCTGAATCCTTCCCCTATATCCTGAATGACTCTGGGGAAGTGAGTAATAATGAGGTCTGGAGGAGGTAGGATGAGACAAGGGGGTCTTAAAAGGCTGAAAGAGTTGGACATTCAAAGAGCCAGAGGTATTTGGAGGCGCTGTTCAAGGAGGAGGGACTGGAGGGACCCTAGAGGAGGTGTCCGAGAGTGGGCAATGAAAGCAGGACATCAGAAAGAgctggaggagaggaagcccTGAGCTGCAAAACATCTGTAATCAAGAAGGCTGTCACTAGGGGAGTCCCCACACCCGAGACCACTCAGCCTCCTTGTCTCACCGAGCTGTAGAGCAGCCCCTCAGCATTCATGGCCATGTAGTGACCCAGCTTGGTACTCTGGATGGTGACCACACGGAGCCCCACGGGAATCAGGTTGAAATGGGCTGGAGGTGGAGAGAGGGGGCATCAGTACCCCAGACTTCCAACTCCCAGCTGGGCCCCCCTCCAGGTTCCAGTTCTACTTCTTCCCTTGGGAGTCAAAGAGCCAGATTGAAAACAAACGAACCCAAAGTGGGAAGAGGATGATCATCTCCTATGCctgctcttcccctccccacccagcagcTGGCTCCCCCTCTCACTGAAAGAGCTGGTGTCCTCTGGGGTGCCCTGGATGCTCCCGTCAGGATTTGCCTGGAGGTAGAAACCCTGGCGGCAGAACAGTTTGGTGACGATGCCTTTGAGCTGAGGCTCTGGAGAGAGAGACATTCATCTTGAAACATGACATCTCTGTTCCCAAAAACATTCGTACACTTGGCGGGatcagaggagagaaagaagggagaaccAAGGGAAGGAAGTGGGTCCCAGGGCCCCAGCTCACTGACCTTCCAAGCAagctctctccccctcctcttgGACTCCTGAGGAAGCTGGGGTGTGGGTCCCCTTCTGCTTCCTCTAACCACCAGCTTTCAGTTTAATttattgaaatttatttaaagGCTTAATTCCTACTCTACAGCTCAATcagaatgggggaggggagaagagagaagagcaaGGGGAGAGATACATGAAAACGCAGgacagagggaggcaggcaggactgCTGAAGGGGCAGTATGTTTGCGAGTTGGGGGGCAGTAAGGTGACCACAGGGTAGGGGAGCCCCCTCAGGAGGTGGGTGGGACTGGGCCTGACGCTGACTCAGCACCTGCTCCTGCGGCTGCCGCTCTCTTGGCGCGGGCCTCTCCTTGGTCCAGCGCCGGACTGTCACTGacccatctgtctgtctatctgtctgtcagtCTGCTGGCTCGCGGGGGCTCAGCCCTCCCTGAGGCTCAGCCTCTCCCCTTCAGCCAGGTAACCCGCCTGGGGTGTGGGACATTCGGTACCAAACCaaggaaatgggggagggggccggggagCTGGCGAGGCAAGCTGAGTCACGTGGGGGGCCGGGTCCCACTCAAAGGGTGGGCTGCGGACCGTACCACTACCAAGTGCCGGCGGCGGTGAGGAGGAGGGCGCAGGGGGTAGGGGGCTCCCCCTAGGGGAGCTGGGAGCGAGCGGGAGCGAAGCCAGAGGGACTCCCTGCCTGTCGCAACTGGACGGGGACCACAGGCTAACCCGCACAACTCTCCTCCCCCGGCTCTTGCTTCCTGCCGACTTCCCGGTACCCCCTCATAGGTGGTACGACCCCCAGTCTCAGTGAGGGTCTCCAGTCTGAGTTCGTCGCAGCAGAGGGTCCCCTGAGCCCCTGGGACCCGATTTCTGAGTCGCGTAGGGGTTTATAGGGGGTGCCCGGCTCCCGGCTTGCAGCGCAGGTCACAGGAGGAGGGCGCACAGAGGGGCGGGCTGGCGAGGTAGCTGCAAGGACACCCGGGGGAGAGCTGGGGAGATTGGCGCCGAGCCAGGCCAGCTCGGCCAGGGGGAACCGAGCCAAGGCATGGAGGAGCGGGAGaaccggggcgggggcggggctgccgGAGCCGCAGAAACCCTCGGGGTGACCCAGGCGTCCGGAACCCCCAGGCCCCTCCGCTCCGGATGGAAAGAATCGCGAGAGCCGGCACGTAGGCGGAggacggtgggggtggggactcCTGCGTTGGGTTGGGGGGCGAGCGGGAGCTGCTGGGCTTTGGGGTACCAGGCTTAGCCCCCAAGCCTTCCCCTTGCCCTCGAAAGCAAGGAGACTCGGGGTTATGGGCGAAagagaagggaaactgagg
This is a stretch of genomic DNA from Camelus bactrianus isolate YW-2024 breed Bactrian camel chromosome 16, ASM4877302v1, whole genome shotgun sequence. It encodes these proteins:
- the CHRNB1 gene encoding acetylcholine receptor subunit beta isoform X2, yielding MIPGALLLLLGALGAPHAPGAQGSEAEGRLREKLFSGYDSSVRPAREVGDRVGVSIGLSLAQLISLNEKDEEMSTKVYLDLEWTDYRLSWDPAEHEGIDSLRITAQSVWLPDVVLLNNNDGNFDVALDINVVVSSDGSVRWQPPGIYRSSCSIQVTYFPFDWQNCTMVFSSYSYDSSEVSLQTGLGPDGQERQEVHIHEGTFIENGQWEIIHKPSRLIQPPVDPRGGREGRHEQVAFYLIIRRKPLFYLVNVIAPCILITLLAIFVFYLPPDAGEKMGLSIFALLTLTVFLLLLADKVPETSLSVPIIIKYLMFTMVLVTFSVILSVVVLNLHHRSPHTHQMPLWVRQIFIHKLPLYLGMKRPKPERDQMPEPPLVALRESPGSGWGRGTDEYFIRKPPNDFLFPKPNRFQPELSAPDLRRFIDGPNRTVGLPPELREVVSSISYIARQLQEKEDHDAGGRLSGIGQMEALNPPEMHYPFTHSLAS
- the CHRNB1 gene encoding acetylcholine receptor subunit beta isoform X1, which produces MIPGALLLLLGALGAPHAPGAQGSEAEGRLREKLFSGYDSSVRPAREVGDRVGVSIGLSLAQLISLNEKDEEMSTKVYLDLEWTDYRLSWDPAEHEGIDSLRITAQSVWLPDVVLLNNNDGNFDVALDINVVVSSDGSVRWQPPGIYRSSCSIQVTYFPFDWQNCTMVFSSYSYDSSEVSLQTGLGPDGQERQEVHIHEGTFIENGQWEIIHKPSRLIQPPVDPRGGREGRHEQVAFYLIIRRKPLFYLVNVIAPCILITLLAIFVFYLPPDAGEKMGLSIFALLTLTVFLLLLADKVPETSLSVPIIIKYLMFTMVLVTFSVILSVVVLNLHHRSPHTHQMPLWVRQIFIHKLPLYLGMKRPKPERDQMPEPPLVALRESPGSGWGRGTDEYFIRKPPNDFLFPKPNRFQPELSAPDLRRFIDGPNRTVGLPPELREVVSSISYIARQLQEKEDHDALKEDWQFVAMVVDRLFLWTFIIFTSVGTLVIFLDATYNLPPPDPFP
- the FGF11 gene encoding fibroblast growth factor 11 isoform X3, with protein sequence MAALASSLIRQKREVREPGGSRPVSAQRRVCPRGTKSLCQKQLLILLSKVRLCGGRPARPDRGPAHFNLIPVGLRVVTIQSTKLGHYMAMNAEGLLYSSPHFTAECRFKECVFENYYVLYASALYRQRRSGRAWYLGLDKEGRVMKGNRVKKTKAAAHFVPKLLEVAMYREPSLHSVPETSPSSPPAP
- the FGF11 gene encoding fibroblast growth factor 11 isoform X2 yields the protein MAALASSLIRQKREVREPGGSRPVSAQRRVCPRGTKSLCQKQLLILLSKVRLCGGRPARPDRGPEPQLKGIVTKLFCRQGFYLQANPDGSIQGTPEDTSSFTHFNLIPVGLRVVTIQSTKLGHYMAMNAEGLLYSSRRSGRAWYLGLDKEGRVMKGNRVKKTKAAAHFVPKLLEVAMYREPSLHSVPETSPSSPPAP
- the FGF11 gene encoding fibroblast growth factor 11 isoform X1, whose amino-acid sequence is MAALASSLIRQKREVREPGGSRPVSAQRRVCPRGTKSLCQKQLLILLSKVRLCGGRPARPDRGPEPQLKGIVTKLFCRQGFYLQANPDGSIQGTPEDTSSFTHFNLIPVGLRVVTIQSTKLGHYMAMNAEGLLYSSPHFTAECRFKECVFENYYVLYASALYRQRRSGRAWYLGLDKEGRVMKGNRVKKTKAAAHFVPKLLEVAMYREPSLHSVPETSPSSPPAP